The following proteins are encoded in a genomic region of Ostrea edulis chromosome 7, xbOstEdul1.1, whole genome shotgun sequence:
- the LOC125655719 gene encoding ankyrin-3-like isoform X4, giving the protein MITKYGDIHMLYVYAPSLQRREEYCFTPVGRTVDHMLALNQNTNLTKEAEVFNFSTNCQDTNIQLIVTRLSNETTSVNNTYNHTQYQTTYKTTQYERESSGKTYVELIVILALFLIVLMVLVWWVYKRHQKIKKTTGQSHQLGTCTTFEAAEFSSQENSPHLLREEDTKFLCLIDVCREGRESEFHSRTHPHSFNEDLLNKTDAMGWTLLHHAAYGGKLRMFQHLMSYRIIDLRATDIIGRTVLHISAAVKKGEENGGIFEAIVEKDKGLLEVEDKNGLMPFCYAALAGNKSILEKISNYGFDIRKQTKYGETVAHLACIGNSSDVLQMLSKMDEKGNQESLQNTKDQQKIISTKNKMDWNPLQYAAKNGNKNILQFLDEEKVCVFYPTEDLKYSFHTACENGNLEACKYIAGKSKESIYARDKSGRHAGHFAAKSGNVEILKYLETQGLNADGASSQNINILHIACRHGRLAMCEYIAERYPELVTQESKKGWNPALFLGERGGAEEERIEILRHLVTKHNLFVYHVSRAGKSILYNACVNRSYTLCEHLLQTYPGLLTIERSMDPKRAAKDKKINELINRHS; this is encoded by the exons AGCTCTTAACCAAAATACAAATCTTACTAAAGAAGCGGAAGTTTTCAATTTCTCCACGAATTGTCAGGATACCAACATTCAACTTATTGTGACAAG ACTCTCCAACGAAACAACATCTGTAAACAACACCTATAACCACACTCAGTATCAGACCACCTATAAAACTACCCAGTATGAGAGAGAAAGCAGTGGGAAAACCTATGTGGAGCTCATCGTAATCCTAGCACTATTCCTCATCGTACTTATGGTCCTGGTTTGGTGGGTTTACAAGAGACATCAGAAAATAAAGAAGACCACGGGACAGAGTCACCAATTAG gtacatgtactacTTTTGAGGCTGCTGAATTCTCATCACAAGAAAATTCACCCCATTTGCTTAGAGAAGAAG ATACAAAGTTCTTGTGCCTGATAGATGTTTGCAGAGAAGGAAGAGAGAGCGAGTTTCATTCTAGGACACATCCACACTCGTTCAATGAAGATTTGCTCAACAAAACAGATGCCATGGGATGGACTCTCCTTCATCATGCAGCGTACGGGGGAAAGTTAAGAATGTTTCAACATCTAATGAGCTATAGAATCATAGACTTGCGTGCAACCGACATCATAGGTAGGACAGTGCTTCACATATCTGCCGCTGTTAAAAAGGGGGAGGAAAATGGGGGAATATTTGAGGCAATCGTAGAAAAAGACAAAGGCCTTTTAGAGGTAGAGGATAAAAACGGATTGATGCCATTTTGTTATGCAGCGCTTGCTGGAAATAAATCAATTCTGGAGAAGATATCTAATTATGGCTTTGATATAAGAAAGCAAACAAAATACGGAGAAACTGTTGCACATTTAGCATGTATAGGAAACAGTTCGGATGTTCTCCAGATGTTATCTAAAATGGATGAGAAAGGTAACCAAGAGTCTTTACAAAATACAAAAGACCAGCAGAAGATAATATCAACAAAGAACAAGATGGATTGGAATCCATTACAATATGCCGCAAAGaatggaaacaaaaacattttgcaGTTTCTAGATGAAGAAAAGGTTTGTGTTTTCTATCCAACGGAGGATTTGAAATATTCCTTTCATACAGCATGCGAAAATGGAAATCTAGAAGCTTGCAAATACATAGCAGGCAAAAGTAAAGAAAGCATCTATGCGCGTGATAAGTCAGGGAGGCATGCTGGTCATTTTGCAGCTAAAAGTGGGaatgttgaaatattgaaatatcttgAAACTCAAGGCCTGAATGCTGATGGAGCGTCATCCCAGAACATTAATATTCTTCACATAGCTTGTCGTCACGGGAGACTTGCCATGTGCGAATATATAGCAGAAAGATATCCAGAATTAGTTACACAAGAAAGTAAAAAAGGATGGAACCCAGCCCTATTTCTTGGTGAAAGAGGGGGAGCAGAGGAAGAAAGAATAGAAATTTTAAGACATTTAGTGACAAAACACAATTTATTCGTATATCATGTGTCCAGAGCCGGAAAGTCCATTCTGTACAACGCCTGTGTTAATAGATCCTACACACTATGTGAGCATCTTTTACAAACTTATCCAGGTCTTTTAACAATCGAAAGATCAATGGATCCAAAAAGAGCAGCCAAGGATAAAAAGATCAATGAACTGATCAACAGACATTCATAA